One part of the Candidatus Aquiluna sp. UB-MaderosW2red genome encodes these proteins:
- a CDS encoding DUF1844 domain-containing protein gives MDENLSRDIAEVPAVEIINTACVHLMSAAAVQCGLAEDTPADLDEARKLITALAGLITAAAPEIGDQHARPLRDGLRSLQLAFREASLIPDAPGKGPGEKFTGPVN, from the coding sequence TTGGACGAAAATCTATCTCGCGATATCGCAGAAGTTCCTGCGGTAGAGATTATCAACACCGCTTGCGTGCACCTCATGAGCGCCGCCGCGGTGCAATGCGGGCTTGCAGAAGATACTCCCGCCGATTTGGATGAAGCCAGAAAACTCATTACCGCCTTGGCCGGCCTAATTACCGCAGCAGCACCTGAGATTGGCGATCAGCACGCTAGGCCGCTAAGAGATGGCCTACGCTCGCTACAACTTGCTTTTCGGGAAGCTTCCTTGATTCCGGATGCACCAGGCAAGGGCCCGGGCGAAAAGTTCACCGGACCGGTGAACTAG
- the priA gene encoding bifunctional 1-(5-phosphoribosyl)-5-((5-phosphoribosylamino)methylideneamino)imidazole-4-carboxamide isomerase/phosphoribosylanthranilate isomerase PriA → MKLELLPAVDVANGKAVRLTQGEAGSEEDFGHPLAASQDWISQGAEWIHLVDLDAAFGRGENRSVISEVVRAAGVTKIELSGGIRDDASLEAALSLGAYRVNLGTAALENPDWTADVIQKYGDQIAVGLDVRGSVLAARGWTKEGGDLFEVLERLEQAGCARYVVTDVTKDGTLRGPNIELLKKVMQHTDKPVVASGGISTLQDIHDLRELVPLGLEGAILGKALYAGRFTLTQALEIAN, encoded by the coding sequence GTGAAACTAGAACTTTTACCCGCAGTTGATGTGGCAAATGGCAAGGCGGTGCGGCTAACCCAAGGCGAGGCTGGTAGCGAAGAGGATTTCGGTCACCCGTTAGCGGCCAGCCAAGATTGGATATCTCAGGGCGCAGAGTGGATTCACCTTGTGGATCTTGATGCAGCCTTTGGTAGGGGAGAGAATCGAAGCGTGATTTCCGAGGTGGTGCGGGCCGCGGGGGTTACCAAGATTGAGCTTTCGGGTGGCATTCGTGACGATGCGTCTTTAGAGGCAGCGCTATCGCTTGGGGCGTACAGGGTCAATTTGGGCACGGCGGCGCTGGAGAATCCAGACTGGACCGCTGATGTTATTCAAAAATATGGCGATCAGATTGCGGTTGGGTTGGATGTCAGAGGCAGTGTTTTGGCAGCCAGGGGTTGGACTAAAGAAGGCGGAGACTTATTTGAGGTTTTGGAGCGCTTGGAACAAGCCGGCTGCGCTCGCTACGTGGTGACCGATGTGACCAAAGACGGCACGCTTCGGGGGCCAAATATAGAGCTTCTAAAAAAGGTAATGCAGCACACCGATAAGCCGGTCGTGGCCTCTGGAGGTATCTCGACTTTGCAAGACATCCACGACTTGAGGGAACTGGTTCCTCTCGGCTTAGAGGGCGCCATCTTGGGCAAAGCACTGTATGCCGGAAGATTCACTCTGACCCAGGCTCTAGAAATTGCCAACTAG
- the infC gene encoding translation initiation factor IF-3: protein MSDPRINDRIRVSEVRLVGPAGEQVGVVAIDQALRLAREADLDLVEISPGSVPPVCKIMDYGKFKYEAAQKVREARKNQVNTVLKTVRFGLKIDDHDFETKVGQVRKFLKAGDKVKVMVVFRGREQSRPEMGVRLLRRLSEGVTEFGIVESNPSIDGRSMVMVIGPLKNKAEARAEAKKAQQKAEPASATEDK from the coding sequence ATTAGCGATCCGCGCATTAACGACCGTATTCGCGTCTCAGAGGTCCGACTAGTTGGACCAGCTGGGGAGCAGGTTGGCGTAGTTGCCATCGATCAAGCACTGAGATTGGCCCGAGAAGCAGACCTCGACTTAGTCGAGATTTCTCCCGGTTCAGTTCCTCCAGTTTGCAAAATTATGGATTACGGCAAGTTCAAATACGAGGCAGCGCAAAAGGTTCGCGAAGCTCGCAAGAATCAGGTCAACACAGTTCTAAAGACGGTGCGCTTCGGTCTAAAAATCGATGATCACGACTTTGAAACCAAGGTTGGACAGGTTCGAAAATTCCTCAAGGCTGGCGACAAGGTGAAGGTCATGGTTGTCTTTCGAGGTCGCGAGCAGTCTCGTCCAGAAATGGGTGTGAGACTGCTTCGCCGACTCAGCGAAGGAGTAACCGAGTTCGGAATCGTGGAGTCAAACCCATCTATCGACGGCCGCAGTATGGTCATGGTGATTGGGCCGCTAAAGAACAAAGCAGAGGCCAGAGCCGAAGCTAAAAAGGCTCAGCAAAAAGCCGAACCGGCTTCAGCTACAGAAGATAAATAA
- the hisH gene encoding imidazole glycerol phosphate synthase subunit HisH has translation MSKKVAVFDYGSGNIHSALKALQAAGAEAILTDDPVVALEADGLVLPGVGAFSAVMQKLKAKQVDRLVDKRLAAGKPVLGICVGMQVMFSSGDEHGDSAEGLGQWPGVIERLEAPLLPHMGWATLEVDEGSKLFRGIENEMFYFVHSYAAKRWELDIIPPFVPAALSWATHGERFLAAVENGPLSATQFHPEKSGEAGLKLLQNWIKTL, from the coding sequence TTGAGTAAAAAAGTCGCTGTTTTCGATTACGGCAGCGGCAACATTCACTCTGCCCTAAAAGCGCTCCAGGCCGCGGGCGCAGAAGCTATCCTGACTGATGACCCAGTAGTTGCTCTTGAGGCGGATGGGTTGGTGCTTCCCGGAGTTGGAGCTTTCTCGGCGGTGATGCAAAAACTGAAAGCCAAGCAGGTCGATCGCCTGGTGGATAAAAGGCTGGCTGCAGGGAAGCCGGTCTTGGGAATTTGCGTTGGCATGCAGGTGATGTTTAGCTCCGGGGATGAGCACGGTGACTCGGCGGAAGGCTTGGGGCAGTGGCCGGGAGTAATCGAGCGTCTTGAAGCCCCGCTTCTCCCACACATGGGTTGGGCAACTCTTGAGGTTGATGAGGGCTCCAAGCTGTTTAGGGGGATTGAGAACGAAATGTTTTATTTTGTCCATAGCTATGCGGCCAAAAGATGGGAATTGGACATCATTCCCCCCTTCGTGCCCGCCGCACTGAGCTGGGCCACCCACGGCGAGCGTTTTTTGGCTGCAGTGGAAAATGGACCACTTTCGGCCACTCAGTTCCATCCCGAGAAATCGGGTGAGGCGGGACTCAAGCTTTTGCAAAACTGGATCAAGACCCTTTAG
- a CDS encoding SseB family protein, translating to MAFDKYHDSAGVPWQGREFQSNSWAGDDGSAPDELASALSQVPLDKARLVAVVSRTRLLIPLLATVGETQMGPHGLLVEKSADLGIVAVATPDGKTAIPAFSCTNELTLWNSSARPVPTPGAKIALAAASEGHERVVIDPAGARIALRKTWLPAIAQGLAWLPPHLNPRVLELILAVAKGQQVIRAVELLDGDPKGTLEGNELIIQVALQPGLDSEALQNMLGDFSGQLQSQEFLALVDSISVRLVPA from the coding sequence GTGGCCTTTGATAAGTATCACGACTCAGCGGGAGTTCCTTGGCAGGGACGCGAGTTTCAGTCGAACAGTTGGGCTGGTGATGACGGCAGCGCTCCTGATGAACTAGCGTCCGCTTTGAGCCAAGTGCCATTGGATAAGGCTCGTTTGGTCGCGGTGGTCTCGAGAACTCGCCTATTGATACCACTTCTAGCAACGGTTGGTGAGACGCAGATGGGCCCACACGGCCTGCTGGTTGAAAAAAGTGCTGACCTCGGGATTGTCGCGGTGGCAACCCCTGATGGTAAAACGGCGATCCCCGCTTTTTCTTGCACCAATGAGCTCACACTTTGGAATTCCAGTGCTCGTCCGGTTCCGACCCCGGGCGCAAAAATCGCCTTGGCAGCTGCCAGCGAGGGGCACGAGCGAGTGGTTATCGATCCGGCTGGGGCGCGAATTGCGTTGCGAAAGACCTGGCTGCCGGCGATTGCCCAAGGTCTAGCTTGGTTGCCACCACATTTGAATCCGCGAGTCTTGGAGCTTATTTTGGCCGTGGCCAAGGGGCAGCAGGTCATTAGGGCTGTTGAATTACTGGATGGCGATCCCAAGGGAACACTCGAGGGTAATGAGCTCATAATCCAGGTTGCACTTCAGCCTGGTCTAGATTCGGAAGCATTACAGAATATGCTGGGCGATTTCAGCGGCCAATTGCAATCTCAAGAGTTCTTGGCCCTGGTTGACTCAATTTCTGTGCGATTGGTGCCCGCCTAG
- the hisB gene encoding imidazoleglycerol-phosphate dehydratase HisB, translating into MSRTAKLSRSTSESQISLELNLDGTGISEISTGVPFYDHMLTALSKHSLIDLKVEATGDVEIDAHHSVEDVAIVFGQALREALGDKSGIARYGDATVPLDDALARAVVDVSGRPFLVHSGEPQGFEFHLIGGHFTGSLVRHVFEAIALNAGITLHVTLLAGRDPHHIAEAQFKALARALRKAVEMDSRVSGVPSTKGSL; encoded by the coding sequence ATGAGTCGCACAGCAAAGCTATCTAGGTCAACTTCTGAGTCCCAAATATCGCTTGAGCTGAATCTCGACGGCACTGGAATCAGCGAGATTTCTACCGGAGTTCCGTTTTACGACCACATGTTGACCGCTTTGTCAAAGCACTCCCTTATTGACCTCAAGGTGGAGGCGACAGGCGACGTAGAGATAGATGCGCACCACAGTGTTGAAGATGTGGCAATTGTTTTCGGCCAAGCACTTAGGGAGGCACTCGGGGACAAGTCGGGGATAGCTCGTTACGGCGATGCGACTGTGCCTCTGGATGACGCGCTTGCCAGGGCTGTGGTCGATGTCTCTGGGAGGCCTTTTTTGGTTCACAGTGGAGAGCCGCAGGGTTTTGAATTTCACCTAATTGGTGGTCACTTTACGGGTTCGCTAGTGCGCCACGTTTTCGAAGCAATTGCTTTGAACGCGGGGATTACTCTGCACGTCACCCTTTTAGCCGGCCGGGATCCGCATCACATTGCCGAGGCCCAGTTCAAGGCACTGGCCAGGGCGTTGCGCAAGGCGGTTGAAATGGACTCACGTGTCAGTGGAGTGCCCTCCACCAAGGGAAGTCTTTGA